TCTGCGGCCCAGGCCTCTTCTTCGTCGAGCGGGCGAACGGCTGCGATAGTGTCATCGATTAAGTTCATCGTAGTTGAGAGCAGGATCGCATCACGGACCGCGAAATCGAGCAAGCGCGTCGCGCGCGGCAGCGACGAGGCATTCATTATCAGCCCGCATGCTGACCGCGACGCGATACATGCCGGAGCGGCATCCCGGCATCGCAGCCAAGTCGCGCACGACGATCTGGTGGCGCAGCACCTGAGCGGCGAACGCGCTCGGCGATGGTTCGTGGGCAACTTCGAACATCAGGAAGTTAGCGGAGGAGGGGAAGACTCGAATGCCGTCGATCGCCGATAGCTCGCGCGTAAGGAAATCACGCTCGCGCGATACCACTTCGCGAGTTCGATCGAGATATTCGGGCGGCGCATCGAGGCAAGCGAGACCAACGGCCAGAGCGGCGGAATTAACCGACCACGGTTCGATACTGTCGCGCAGCATCCCGATAAATTCGGGCTCCGCGATCACGAAACCGAGCCGCAGGCCTGCGATCGAAAAACTCTTTGTGAGCGAGCGAAGGACAACGACTCGATGCGTCGAAACGAGGCGCGCCACGGATTTCGCACGAGCTGCAAAATCGATAAACGCTTCGTCGATCACGAGCCGTGCGTGATTGCGCGCGCATCGATCCGCGATTGCTGCGATCAGCGCGTCGCTGAGCATCGCGCCCGTCGGGCTGTTGGGACGTCCGATCCAGATTGCGTCAGTGCCCGTTTCGAGCGCGGCATCGATTTCGGAAAGATCGAGTTTGAAGTTGTTCTCGGCGCGCAGCGTGATCGAACAGGCTTCGGAGCCGGCGAGTGCCAGTCCATTTGCGATCTCGCTGAAGGTCGGAATCACGACGTGCGCGCGACGCGCCTTCATCACGCGCGCGGCGAGATAGATCAACTGAATCGATCCGTTGCCGGCCAGAACATTGCTCGGCGTCACGCCGACTCTTTCGGCGAACTTTGCCTCAAGCTCGAACGGATGAGCGGGCGGATATGCCGCGATCTTTTTGGCGGCCGCGTGGTAGGCATCGATCGCTTCCCGAGGCGGACCGAGAGGATTGAGACTCGCGCTGAAATCCAGCAACCCTTCCGGCGCG
The sequence above is a segment of the Candidatus Binataceae bacterium genome. Coding sequences within it:
- a CDS encoding histidinol-phosphate transaminase, with the protein product MKIALDRSHGGAAPEGLLDFSASLNPLGPPREAIDAYHAAAKKIAAYPPAHPFELEAKFAERVGVTPSNVLAGNGSIQLIYLAARVMKARRAHVVIPTFSEIANGLALAGSEACSITLRAENNFKLDLSEIDAALETGTDAIWIGRPNSPTGAMLSDALIAAIADRCARNHARLVIDEAFIDFAARAKSVARLVSTHRVVVLRSLTKSFSIAGLRLGFVIAEPEFIGMLRDSIEPWSVNSAALAVGLACLDAPPEYLDRTREVVSRERDFLTRELSAIDGIRVFPSSANFLMFEVAHEPSPSAFAAQVLRHQIVVRDLAAMPGCRSGMYRVAVSMRADNECLVAAARDALARFRGP